The Thalassophryne amazonica chromosome 8, fThaAma1.1, whole genome shotgun sequence genome includes a window with the following:
- the LOC117515301 gene encoding protein fantom-like, translating to MDMENNGARRQLLKTVLQGRNRQMERIRFTVVSEPPEEEQQHRECEDVGVAFVSIPEILEKQQDLTETAVNILDIEDSSVVVGSLTVSVEGLEALQSIMEDPDQE from the exons ATGGATATGGAAAACAATGGTGCCAGACGACAATTGTTGAAGACAGTTCTGCAGGGACGCAATAGGCAAATGGAGAG AATCCGGTTCACGGTGGTGAGTGAACCACccgaggaggagcagcagcacaGGGAGTGTGAAGATGTCGGGGTGGCCTTCGTGAGCATTCCTGAAATTCTGGAGAAACAACAGGATTTAACAGAGACGGCTGTGAACA TACTGGATATAGAGGACAGCAGCGTGGTCGTCGGCAGTCTGACTGTGTCTGTGGAGGGATTGGAGGCTCTGCAGTCCATCATGGAGGACCCGGACCAAGAGTGA